Proteins from a genomic interval of Chitinophagales bacterium:
- a CDS encoding glucosaminidase domain-containing protein: MSRFTKFLILVVLLFVIDATFTTLSANKSTPTKFSVLHYINQYKNIAINEMQRTRIPASITLAQGILESAYGNSYLARSANNHFGIKCHSSWSGKTVYANDDEDLECFRKYTTGGTSYRDHSNFLANNSRYSFLFRYKPSDYRSWATGLGKAGYATNTQYGSHLIRIIERYQLHTFDRSKEQLQQEKLDRIMRDYQLLLKGMMNEEDLYPTWFINDRPSQPSLLSSIKRRTPMMTTTYGWSSTTDTESTVAKAEEKSSPKIIASAKLPSIAKPEPKTVAPKKVVKTVVVASNKKTATKTTIAEVKKTIPKPVVKKEAEPSKNTIAATKPTPKKKEEVKPKVVSKPEKSVAVAEVTPKPSKKTVKTEAKADLFTALNSWKKKNSTTNEKAITTKETPKPNASSKITHTVKEGETLYGLARKYNTKVEQIKKSNGLADTNIKPGTRLVIEP; this comes from the coding sequence ATGAGTAGGTTTACCAAATTTTTAATCTTAGTCGTATTGTTATTTGTAATAGATGCGACTTTCACCACTCTCTCTGCAAATAAGAGTACCCCAACCAAATTTTCAGTATTACACTACATTAACCAATATAAAAACATTGCCATCAACGAGATGCAACGCACTCGTATTCCTGCAAGTATTACTTTAGCACAAGGAATTCTAGAATCAGCTTACGGCAACAGCTATTTAGCCCGCAGTGCAAACAATCATTTTGGCATTAAATGCCACAGCAGTTGGTCAGGAAAAACAGTTTATGCCAATGACGATGAAGACTTAGAGTGCTTTAGAAAATACACCACAGGTGGAACATCTTATCGAGACCACTCCAATTTTTTGGCAAATAACAGCCGCTATTCTTTTCTATTTAGATACAAACCAAGTGATTATCGTTCATGGGCAACAGGTCTGGGCAAAGCAGGTTATGCCACCAATACCCAATATGGTAGTCACCTCATTCGCATCATAGAAAGATACCAACTCCATACTTTTGACAGAAGCAAAGAACAACTTCAACAAGAGAAATTAGATCGCATTATGCGTGATTACCAACTTTTATTGAAAGGCATGATGAATGAAGAAGATTTGTATCCCACTTGGTTTATAAACGATCGCCCATCACAACCAAGTTTGTTAAGCTCTATCAAACGACGTACACCAATGATGACCACTACTTATGGTTGGAGTAGTACAACAGATACTGAAAGTACAGTAGCCAAAGCGGAAGAAAAATCCAGTCCTAAGATAATTGCCAGTGCTAAGCTACCCTCTATTGCTAAACCAGAACCAAAAACAGTTGCACCTAAAAAAGTAGTAAAGACCGTTGTTGTGGCTTCTAATAAGAAAACTGCAACAAAGACTACAATTGCAGAAGTCAAAAAAACAATACCAAAACCTGTTGTTAAAAAAGAAGCAGAACCGAGTAAAAATACGATTGCTGCTACTAAACCAACTCCAAAGAAAAAGGAAGAGGTAAAGCCAAAGGTTGTTTCCAAACCAGAGAAAAGCGTAGCAGTGGCAGAAGTTACTCCTAAACCAAGTAAAAAAACAGTTAAAACGGAAGCTAAAGCAGACCTATTCACCGCTTTGAATAGTTGGAAAAAAAAGAACAGTACAACAAACGAAAAGGCAATTACTACAAAGGAAACGCCAAAGCCAAATGCTTCAAGCAAAATTACCCACACCGTCAAAGAAGGAGAAACCCTATATGGATTGGCACGCAAGTACAATACAAAAGTGGAGCAAATCAAAAAAAGCAATGGACTTGCAGACACAAATATAAAGCCTGGTACAAGATTGGTCATTGAGCCATAA